A window of Chanos chanos chromosome 15, fChaCha1.1, whole genome shotgun sequence genomic DNA:
GTGCATTGTCGTTCTGGTCTTGGATGAAAATATTCAATGTTGTATTGCTGCTTAGAGGTGGTGAGCCCCCATCTTGAGctttcacttgtattttgaatgattttagttgttcaaaatcaaatgatttcacagcataaatgactccactgtctgaatTGATAGAGATATATGATGCTAAAGGGTCTCCGTTTAAACTTCCATCATCAATGAAATAAGACACTCTAGCATTTGGTCCCCAGTCAGCATCCTCAGCTTTAACAGAAATGatagagacagatggagaattGTTCTCCAAGACGTATGCATCAtaagttttcttttcaaactgtgGTGCATGGTCATTCACGTCTGATATTTTTAGAGTTATTATCTCCTTACTTGAAAGGGAAGGACTGCCCCCATCCACTGCAGTTATGGTTATATTATATTCTtgtatctgttctctgtcaagTGTTGAATCCGTCACGAGACTGTAGTCGTTCGTTAACGACGATACTATTTTGAACGGAAGGTCCCGATCTATAGAGCACATGACCCTACCGTTGTCGCCAGAGTCAAAATCTTGGATATTGATCATGGCGACAACTGTGCCAAGACCTGCGTCCTCAGGTAGAGCACTAGAAAACGACATAATAGTTATCTTGGGAGTGTTATCATTTACATCCGTGACATCAATCAAAATCTCACTTGAATCAATTAATCCTCCATGATCTTTTGCAGTTACTTTAATCttaaactgtttgtgtttttcataatCTATTTCTCCCGTTACTCTGACCTCACCCGATTCAGAATCGATAgcaaataaagcttttacagcagCGCTTGGATCTTCAAAATAATACTGAATATTATGACTTGACTCATCAGCATCCGTCGCGCTAACTGTTGTGACAAGGGTAccttttattgcattttcaaTAACAGATGTCTTGTAAGACGACTGGCTAAATACAGGAGCATTATCATTTGCATCAAGAactaaaatatgtattttagcaGTTCCTGATCTTTGAGGCTTTCCACCGTCGACAGCAGTAAGCGTTAAGTAATGGTTCGTTTTCTTTTCTCGATCTAGAGCGGTTTGAAGAACCATCTCTACATTTTTACTGCCGTCGGCTCTACTTTGAATGTTTAGTTTAAAATGATCCGTTGGGTGCAGCATATACGTCTGGAGGGTATTTATACCGACATCTGGATCTATCGCACTGTCAAGAGAAAATCGCGCTCCCGGCAGGGCTGCCTCGCtgatttctatttctttttcaccCCTTGGAAATACGGGGCTGTTGTCGTTGATGTCGAGGATATCCACGTTAATGCGAAAAAGCTCCATTGGGTTCTCTAATATCACATTAAAGCTGATACTACAAGCCGATAGATCCCCACATAACTGTTCACGgtctattctttctttcacgATTAAATGCCCCTTCTCACTGTCTAGTCCAATATACTCGCTGCCGCCAGCAGTGAAAACCCGTGCTTTTCCCGAAACCAGTCTTTTCGGTTGAAGCCCAAGGTCCGTGCCAATGTTTCCAACAAAAGATCCTACAGTCATTTCCTCGGGAATAGTGTATCGGATCTGTCCCTCCACCAGATGAGCCGACAGCCTCAACGCCATGACGACGCACAATGGCCATGTTTGAAAGAAGCCTTTTCTTCTCATCCTGATTCTTCAACTACGTACCGAAATAAACTGGATAAGTATACGACTCATATAtccagaatattaaaaaaacgCATGAATTGAAATTCTTTTAGCAGTTtgaacactgttttaaagaaacATCAAACAGAATTCATTGCGATCTGGTCCGCATTGTTGTGTACATCTCTATGCCGAACGATTTCATTATACTGAATTCTCAAATGTCGTATTACGTATAGGTTTGGGGAGGACCTAAGCTACAACGATGAACCATGATAAACGCAATGAACAGCGGCACTCAGGGTTCAAATACAGTACTGCAGTACTCGATCAAAGAACTGGACTTGAGTTTATCTAAGAGGTAGCAAGGTCTGTTTAGGTTAATGCCACCTGAAAGTggtaaattatatatatatatatatatatatatatatataatatatatatatatatatatatatatatatataattgaatatataataatatttttattgaatgtctcatatatatatgagaCATTCAGGTTTCTTGACAGTGAGTGATAATgctcatttttccatttttctaaTGTGCATGCAGCCTGAGATGCAAACAATAAAAATCTGAAACAAGCACCTATGTGTGCTGCCGCTCACAAAGAGCCACCAGCTTCCTCAAAACACCTATCCATTTCTAACACTTGATTCTTCCTGATGATTAGATCATGCGGACGTGTGCGGTTCTAACCCCGTAAGCATCAGATAGTATCCATGTTTAGCATGTCTTTACACTTCAGCTGATGTAGGATTCTTATTTTCATACTTCTGTTCCCTGCTCATGTGTACTGTATGCAATGTTCAGTGAAAAAAGTTCTACTGAATGCTGAATTCAAGTCTATGATGGGGCAAATGATTAAGTGTCAGAATACTAGAACATTTTAGAATATTTTTAACCATTttgagagggaagaagagagagattctaCATACAAGAGGCACAAACATAATCAGAAAAGAATGTCTGATGGAATGTTTCCAGCATGTTGATGTGAGACACACTGTAATATATGGGTAGAACCACGCAACAATTCAATATAATATGTGTAGTGTTCTGCTAAAAAAGAGACATAATTGTCTATTTACTATAAGTACATGTCAGAACAAAGTAGAATAGTCAGGTAGATAAGCCTTTTGAACACATGATCTTTTTACTGAACCAGAACACATCACTTGTTATTCAGTATTCTGTGTTCAGAAAAAGATAAAGCTCCAAACATGGAATTTACCCATCACCCcaagaaacagagagcacaagaggaaaaaaaagaaaaaaaaaagcttgaattCCCAAATAAAGAATCACGTGATCATGAAGCCAAGCAACATAGCTGATACTGGTCAGGATCTTGTGCGTTCTAGCTTCACACTATATTTCTTCATTAATTCCATGTTACtgtaatgaataaaacatgacataacaacaacaacaacaacaacaacaaaaatacaccaATGTAACAGATAAACATATGTATTAATCAACCTAATCTGAATAGCATACTGGTGTGGAGAGCACTCTGTGACCAGTCATAGTTTCTAGGTTCTGTATTATATATGAGTTGTGAGGTTCCTTTCATAATAACTATCAAGTGTTTTCAGAACCATGGACAAGAACCAACACAGTAAGAGTGAGACCAGTATGCTTGCTACTTGTCCACAACTTTTAATCTGTGTtcacagccctctctctctctctctctctaaaacacacacaagtgcacacacaaatacacacacacacacacacacacacacacacgcacacagagttaATGCAAAACCTCAAAATGTGTGAATTATTAGTTATGCTATGGGATGATGCAGTAAATGCAGTATAAAGGAAAAAGTGGCTAAATTCAtgctctctgttgtgtgtcaaaaaaacgtacaaaaaaatacaaaatttacGGGTGTTTAAGACAAATAGGGTCTAACatacaagaaagagaaaaaacctAATagaactaaaaaaataaaactaaaaacttGCGTACCACATTACAATATAAACCAAATGCAGtaacattatttcatttcatcataatGAGAAACAAGACTACAACCTACAGTAACAAAGACTTTTTGCAGATCTGTGTCTGTTACTTTGagaaccaaaaataaacaaatacgtAGATTGTAGAGACAACCAACAGACCACACCCTTTGATATCGCACAGTATTTCAGGAAAACAGTCACACaactgagagacaaagatgGGGAAAAATCCTCTTCCCTATTTGACATCTAAACGGTGACTGCACAAGAGAGATACCTGGAGAGAATCAACTGGGGAGAACGCAGCCTCAGGAGATAATTCTCATTTATGGCACACATCTCTCCCGTTTAGCTTCTCCAAGATTCAAAACACAAGCCGATCAGATTAAAATACATATGAGGACATAGGACTGaacacagtgacagtgcagCGAATGCAGGTAAAGGCCAAATAAgtcaagacagagacagaatttcTCACCTCTAAGGACAgatcatcctcctcctcctgttctttcttttttctctgtacagTTCCTGCACGACTCATATTCAccagtgtgttctgactgtaagGCCTGACAAACTTGATGTCACTCATCCTGGAATCAGTTGTTCCACACATCTCATAATTATACACGCGCTGTAAAGTACCATCGGCATAGACTGGTGGGTAATATGGAATCACTGGTAGATTTGGTGCAGATTTATAAAATAACCTGTTCTGCCTCCATCTGtagattttgactgaaatgatggcaattagtgagaaaatgaagagtactgaaaccacagccagagccaaaatcaaataaaaagtcAGGTTGTCACTGTATGTTGTGTCATGGTTAAAGTTGGTGAACTCTGAGATGACCTCAGGGAAACTGTCGGCCACGGCAACATTGACAATGACTGTAGCTGAACGAGAGGGTTGTCCATTATCTTCCACcacaacagtgagtctgtgtttcacagcatctttatcagtgacctgacgcactgttctgatttctccattctgtgctccaacttcaaacagagccctgtctgtggctttctgtagtttataggagagccaggcattctgtccagagtccacatcaacagccaCAACTTTAGTGACAAGGTAGCCAACATCTGCTGAACGAGGCACCATTTCAGCTACCACTGAGCTGCTTGTCTGCACAGGGTATAGAATCTGAGGTGCATTGTCGTTCTGGTCTTGGatgaaaatgttcagtgttgtATTGCTGCTTAGAGATGGTGAGCCCCCGTCTTGAGctttcacttgtattttgaatgattttaattgttcaaaatcaaatgatttcacagcataaatgactccactgtctgaatTTATTGATATATATGAAGTCAGAGGGTATCCATTTAAATCTCCATCAGCAATGAAATAAGACACTCTAGCATTGGGTCCCCAGTCAGCATCCTCAGCTTTAACTGAAATGATAGAAACAGACGGGGAATTGTTCTCTGGAACATATGCGTTATAGGTTTGCTGTTGGAACTGTGGTGCATGGTCATTCACGTCAGATATTTTTAAAGTTAGTATCTCTTTACTTGAAAGGGATGGGCTGCCTCTATCAACTGCAGTTATTGTTATATTATATtcttgtgtctgttctctgtccatTGTTGAAGCAGTCACGAGATTGTAGTCATTAGATACAGACGATTCTATTTTGAACGGGAGGTCCCGATCTATAGAGCACGTGACCCTGCCATTGTCGCCAGAGTCAAGATCTTGGACATTGATCATGGCAACAACTGTGCCAAGACCTGCATCTTCTGGTAGCGCAGTGGAAAATgacataatatttattttgggTATGTTATCATTTACGTCGATAACTTCAATCAGAATTTCACTCGAATCAGTTAATCCTCCATGATCTTTAGCAATGACTTTAATCTtgaattgtttgtgtttctcataATCTATTTCTCCCATGACGCTGACCTCGCCCGATTCAGAATCGATAATAAATAAAGCTTGTACAGTAGCGCTCGGACGTTCAAAATAATACTGAATATTATGACTTGACTCATCCGCGTCCGTTGCGGTAACTGTTGTGACAAGAGTACCCTTCGCAGCATTTTCAGAAACAGATGTTTTGTAAGACGACTGGCTAAATACAGGGGCATTATCGTTAGCATCAAGAACTAAGACATGTATTTTTACAGTTCCTGATCTCTGAGGTTTTCCACCGTCGACAGCGGTAAGCGTTAAGTAATGGTTCGTTTTCTTTTCTCGGTCGAGAGAGGTTTGAAGAACCatctttacatttttactgCCATCTGCTCTGCTTTGAATGTTTAGATTAAAATGATCCGTTGGATGCAGAGTATATTTCTGCAAAGTGTTTATACCGACATCTGGATCTATTGCACTCTCAAGAGAAAATAGCGCTCCCGGAATGGCTAACTCGCtgatttctatttctatttcacTCCTTGGAAATACGGGGCTGTTGTCGTTGATGTCCAGTATATCCACATTAATGCGAAAAAGCTCCATCGGGTTTTCTAATATCACATTAAAGCTGATACTGCAAGCCGATAGATCCCCACATAACTGTTCACGatctattctttctttcacgATTAAATGCCCCTTCTCACTGTCCAGTCCAATATACTCGCTGCCGCCAGCAGTGAAAACGCGTGCTTTTCCCGAAACCAGTCTTTTCGGTTCAAGCCCAAGGTCCGTGCCAATGTTTCCAACAAAGGATCCTACAGTCATTTCCTCAGGGATAGAGTAACGGATCTGTCCCGTCGCCACATGAGTCGACAGTATCAACGCCATGACGATGAACAATGGCCATATTTGAATCAagccttttcttctcattttgatGGTTCAACGACGTACCCAGTAAACTGAATAAACAAACGACCCAGATGTCCAAGAAAAGCAAACGAAATGGAATTCTTGAGCTGTTAGAACACTGATTTGATGACAGATGGAGTTGAATTCCTTTTGCGTCTCTTGTTAGTTTAGACTACATATTCATGTGGAACCTTTTCATGATAATAAATTTTCATGCCTGCTATTGCGTATGGGTTTGGGGAGGACCCAAGGTACAACGCTGATCCATGCTAAACGCAATGAACAGCGCCACTCAGGGTTCAAATACAGTACTGCAGTGGTCGATCAAAGAATAAGAAaagatgtttctttctttctttctttctttctttctttcttttttcttaattgtaAGCAAGTGCCAGATATTTTATCAGACCGTTATAGGCTTGCTTAAATTAATCTGAGTTCCAAAAGATGAATTGTGAAATGGTTCAATAATAGACATTtcactctatggcaatacacgtttgaacaaaacaagagaatgaGCTGCATGACTTAATGAGAACGTTAGTTAAGGTTTCAGATTTTGTCAAAGTATAACCCATTGCAATAACAGGCATATGCATTTATACATGTTATGAATGTATCATTTATGAACTAGGCCTTTATTGGATCTTGGCAGATATTGAGCAGGGAATAGGAGAAGAGAACTGATTCAGTCGGCATGGACTCCGTTGCAGAAAGTCATCCATTTGTGAAGATGCATTTATGGAAATGATCACAATGATAATGAGATAACTTCAGGTTTCTGGAGAGTGATGGATAGTACATGCCTTATATAAAAACCAACTTTgtcaaacagaaatgtgaaacaaaagCAACGAGTGCAGAAAGCAATGTCTTGTAGCTTGCACAGAGTCAACACCTTCCCCGACATGCGTTTCCGTGTCTAATGCTTGACTGTTCTTGCTAATGAGATCTTGTTGAATTCATGTCTATGATGGGGCTTGTGATTAGGTTACAGAATATTAGAGCATTTTAGTACATTTTACAGCATgtatgagagggaaaaaagagagagataagacaTGTGAGAGGGACAAACATACTCAGAAGAGCATGTCTGATGGAATGTTATCAGAATGTTGATGTGTGACGCACTGC
This region includes:
- the LOC115828936 gene encoding protocadherin gamma-A10-like; the encoded protein is MALILSTHVATGQIRYSIPEEMTVGSFVGNIGTDLGLEPKRLVSGKARVFTAGGSEYIGLDSEKGHLIVKERIDREQLCGDLSACSISFNVILENPMELFPLNIFIQDQNDNAPQILYPVQTSSSVVAEMVPRSADVGYLVTKVVAVDVDSGQNAWLSYKLQKATDRALFEVGAQNGEIRTVRQVTDKDAVKHRLTVVVEDNGQPSRSATVIVNVAVADSFPEVISEFTNFNHDTTYSDNLTFYLILALAVVSVLFIFSLIAIISVKIYRWRQNRLFYKSAPNLPVIPYYPPVYADGTLQRVYNYEMCGTTDSRMSDIKFVRPYSQNTLVNMSRAGTVQRKKKEQEEEDDLSLEVSLLCSHRLDVK
- the LOC115828935 gene encoding protocadherin gamma-A3-like; this encodes MALRLSAHLVEGQIRYTIPEEMTVGSFVGNIGTDLGLQPKRLVSGKARVFTAGGSEYIGLDSEKGHLIVKERIDREQLCGDLSACSISFNVILENPMELFRINVDILDINDNSPVFPRGEKEIEISEAALPGARFSLDSAIDPDVGINTLQTYMLHPTDHFKLNIQSRADGSKNVEMVLQTALDREKKTNHYLTLTAVDGGKPQRSGTAKIHILVLDANDNAPVFSQSSYKTSVIENAIKGTLVTTVSATDADESSHNIQYYFEDPSAAVKALFAIDSESGEVRVTGEIDYEKHKQFKIKVTAKDHGGLIDSSEILIDVTDVNDNTPKITIMSFSSALPEDAGLGTVVAMINIQDFDSGDNGRVMCSIDRDLPFKIVSSLTNDYSLVTDSTLDREQIQEYNITITAVDGGSPSLSSKEIITLKISDVNDHAPQFEKKTYDAYVLENNSPSVSIISVKAEDADWGPNARVSYFIDDGSLNGDPLASYISINSDSGVIYAVKSFDFEQLKSFKIQVKAQDGGSPPLSSNTTLNIFIQDQNDNAPQILYPVQTSSSVVAEMVPRSADVGYLVNKVVAVDVDSGQNAWLSYKLQKATDRALFEVGAQNGEIRTVRQVTDKDAVKHRLTVVVEDNGQPSRSATVIVNVAVADSFPEVISEFTNFNHDTTYSDNLTFYLIMALAVVSVLFIFSLIAIISVKIYRWRQNRLFYKSAPNLPVIPYYPPVYADGTLQRVYNYEMCGTTDSRMSDIKFVRPYSQNTLVNMSRAGTVQREKTEQEEDADLSLEVRNSFTVLAFTCIHCTVTVFSPMSSYEI